Genomic window (Pseudomonas azadiae):
CAGCCAATACGCGCTGCGCTCGCTGATCGACAACCAGCCGGCCGTTGCGATCCCGATTTTCCAACGCCCAGGCTCCAACGCCATCGACATCTCCAACGATGTGCGCAGCAAGATGGCCGAGCTTAAAAAGGGCTTCCCGGCGGGCATGGATTACCGCATCGCCTATGACCCGACGATCTTTGTGCGCGGCTCCATCGAAGCGGTGGTGCACACCCTGTTCGAAGCGCTGATCCTCGTGGTGCTGGTGGTGATCCTGTTCCTGCAGACCTGGCGCGCCTCGATCATTCCGTTGGTGGCGGTGCCGGTCTCGTTGATCGGTACGTTTGCGGTGATGCACCTGTTTGGGTTCTCGCTGAACGCGCTGTCATTGTTCGGCTTGGTACTGGCCATCGGCATCGTGGTCGACGACGCCATCGTGGTGGTGGAGAACGTCGAACGCAATATCGAGCTGGGCCTGGAACCGTTCCCGGCCACTGAAAAAGCCATGAGCGAAGTGACCGGGCCGATCATCGCCACGGCGCTGGTGCTGTGCGCGGTGTTCATTCCAGCCGCGTTTATCAGTGGCTTGACCGGACAGTTCTACAAACAGTTCGCCTTGACCATTGCGATCTCGACAGTGATCTCGGCCTTCAACTCGCTGACCCTGTCCCCTGCCCTGGCTGCCGTGTTGCTGCGGGCTCACGACGCACCGAAGGATCGCTTCTCGCGGTTCCTCGACAAGCTCTTCGGCGGCTGGTTGTTCCGTCCCTTCAACCGCTTTTTCGAAAAAGCCAGCCATGGCTACGTGGGTACCGTGCGCCGAGTGATTCGCGGCAGCGGCATTGCCCTGTTCGTGTACGCCGGCTTGATGGTGCTGACCTTCTTCGGCTTTGCCCACACCCCGACCGGTTTCGTACCGGCCCAGGACAAGCAATACCTGGTGGCCTTCGCGCAATTGCCCGATGCCGCAAGCCTGGACCGCACCGAAAACGTGATGAAGCGCATGTCCGATATCGCGCTGAAACAGCCCGGCGTGGAAAGCGCGATTGCCTTCCCTGGCCTGTCGATCAACGGTTTCACCAACAGCCCCAACAGCGGCATCGTGTTCGTGACCCTGAAGCCCTTCGATGAGCGCAAAGACGCGAGCATGTCCGCCGGTGCGATTGCCGGTGCGCTGAACGGCCAGTACAGCAACATCGAAGAAGCGTATATGGCGATCTTCCCACCGCCGCCGGTACAGGGCCTGGGTACGATTGGTGGCTTCCGCCTGCAGATCGAAGACCGTGGCAACCTCGGCTACGACGAGCTGTACAAGGAAGTGCAGAACATCATTACCAAGAGCCATGGCGTACCGGAGTTGTTCGGCCTGTTCACCAGCTACACGGTCAACGTGCCCCAGGTCGATGCCGCCATCGACCGTGAAAAGGCCAAGACCCACGGCGTGGCGATCAGCGACATCTTCGACACCCTGCAGGTCTACCTGGGTTCGTTGTATGCCAACGACTTCAACCGCTTCGGGCGCACCTACCAGGTCAACGTGCAGGCCGAGCAACAGTTCCGCCAGGACTCCGATCAGATCGGCCAGCTGAAAGTGCGCAACAACAAAGGCGAGATGATCCCGTTGGCGACCTTTATCAAGGTCAGCGACACCTCGGGTCCCGACCGCGTGATGCACTACAACGGCTTTATCACCGCTGAAATCAACGGCAACGCCGCACCGGGCTACAGCTCCGGCCAGGCCCAGGTCGCGATTGAAAAACTGTTGAAGGATGAACTGCCCAACGGCATGACCTACGAGTGGACCGACCTGACTTATCAGCAAATCCTCTCGGGCAACACCGCGCTGTTCGTGTTCCCGCTCTGCGTACTGCTGGCGTTCCTGGTACTGGCCGCCCAATACGAAAGCTGGAGCCTGCCGCTGGCGGTGATCCTGATCGTACCGATGACGCTGCTGTCGGCGATTACCGGGGTGATCATCTCGGGCGGCGACAACAACATCTTCACCCAGATCGGCCTGATCGTACTGGTGGGCCTGGCGTGCAAGAACGCGATTCTGATCGTCGAGTTCGCCAAGGACAAACAGGAGGAAGGCCTCGACCCGCTCGCGGCGGTGCTGGAAGCCTGCCGTCTGCGTCTGCGGCCGATCCTGATGACCTCGTTCGCCTTCATCAT
Coding sequences:
- a CDS encoding efflux RND transporter permease subunit, translated to MNFSKFFISRPIFAAVLSLLILIAGAISLFQLPISEYPEVVPPTVVVRANFPGANPKVIGETVAAPLEQAITGVENMLYMSSQSTADGKLTLTITFALGTDLDNAQVQVQNRVTRTQPKLPEEVTRIGITVDKASPDLTMVVHLTSPDQRYDMLYLSNYAILNIKDELARLGGVGDVQLFGMGDYSLRVWLDPNKTASRNLTATDVVTAIREQNRQVAAGALGAQPAPSDTSFQLSVNTQGRLVTEEEFENIVIRAGANGEITRLKDIARVELGSSQYALRSLIDNQPAVAIPIFQRPGSNAIDISNDVRSKMAELKKGFPAGMDYRIAYDPTIFVRGSIEAVVHTLFEALILVVLVVILFLQTWRASIIPLVAVPVSLIGTFAVMHLFGFSLNALSLFGLVLAIGIVVDDAIVVVENVERNIELGLEPFPATEKAMSEVTGPIIATALVLCAVFIPAAFISGLTGQFYKQFALTIAISTVISAFNSLTLSPALAAVLLRAHDAPKDRFSRFLDKLFGGWLFRPFNRFFEKASHGYVGTVRRVIRGSGIALFVYAGLMVLTFFGFAHTPTGFVPAQDKQYLVAFAQLPDAASLDRTENVMKRMSDIALKQPGVESAIAFPGLSINGFTNSPNSGIVFVTLKPFDERKDASMSAGAIAGALNGQYSNIEEAYMAIFPPPPVQGLGTIGGFRLQIEDRGNLGYDELYKEVQNIITKSHGVPELFGLFTSYTVNVPQVDAAIDREKAKTHGVAISDIFDTLQVYLGSLYANDFNRFGRTYQVNVQAEQQFRQDSDQIGQLKVRNNKGEMIPLATFIKVSDTSGPDRVMHYNGFITAEINGNAAPGYSSGQAQVAIEKLLKDELPNGMTYEWTDLTYQQILSGNTALFVFPLCVLLAFLVLAAQYESWSLPLAVILIVPMTLLSAITGVIISGGDNNIFTQIGLIVLVGLACKNAILIVEFAKDKQEEGLDPLAAVLEACRLRLRPILMTSFAFIMGVVPLVLSSGAGAEMRHAMGVAVFSGMIGVTFFGLLLTPVFYVLIRRYVERQEARKAAKALKLETQQ